From a single Lewinella sp. LCG006 genomic region:
- a CDS encoding RidA family protein: MSNKVLKDKAQPLGNYPHVKRVGDFIYVSGTSSRRQDNSHAGVTIHPDGRVDKDIRVQTQAVIENIGALLSSMGAGLEHLIDLTTFLVDMEDFKGYNEVYGTFFDHATGPTRTTVAVHQLPHPNLLIEIKAVAYKPLF; this comes from the coding sequence ATGTCCAACAAAGTACTCAAAGACAAAGCCCAACCACTAGGCAACTACCCCCATGTAAAGCGGGTAGGAGACTTCATTTACGTCTCCGGCACCAGTAGCCGTCGGCAAGATAATAGCCATGCAGGGGTTACTATTCATCCTGATGGTCGTGTAGACAAAGATATTCGGGTACAAACCCAAGCAGTGATCGAAAACATTGGCGCGCTACTCAGTAGTATGGGTGCAGGCTTAGAACACCTGATTGACTTGACTACCTTTTTGGTTGACATGGAGGATTTTAAAGGGTACAACGAAGTCTACGGCACCTTCTTCGATCATGCTACTGGACCCACTCGTACGACCGTCGCAGTGCATCAATTGCCGCATCCCAACCTCTTGATAGAGATCAAAGCAGTAGCTTATAAACCACTTTTTTAA
- a CDS encoding RNA polymerase sigma factor: MPVKAWFSTHRPCNKFENHQQLYEGLVAMDNQAILCLQTKALPMVGQQVSKMGISGEEVEEILNQSTLIFLQKIEEGTYEFKGHAPTTYLVEVAKRLAMAKVRRKKPQHDSLEDYHVQHLSEHEALQRQRDAAALVTRFLNQLGEACEQVVRLHHIDGYSDDEVVKGRMTNYSTINSLKMKRSACMKKLIEIATKWKTSKNT, from the coding sequence ATGCCTGTTAAAGCGTGGTTTTCGACGCATCGCCCCTGTAATAAGTTTGAAAATCACCAGCAATTGTACGAGGGGCTGGTGGCAATGGACAATCAAGCTATCCTTTGTTTGCAGACCAAAGCCTTACCCATGGTAGGGCAGCAGGTGAGCAAGATGGGGATTTCGGGCGAGGAAGTAGAGGAAATTTTGAACCAGAGTACCCTTATTTTTTTACAAAAAATAGAGGAAGGCACTTATGAGTTCAAAGGGCATGCACCTACCACCTACTTGGTGGAAGTTGCAAAACGATTGGCCATGGCTAAGGTGCGACGTAAAAAACCTCAGCATGATTCTCTGGAAGATTACCATGTCCAGCATTTAAGTGAACACGAAGCACTACAGCGTCAGCGCGATGCTGCTGCTTTGGTGACTCGCTTTCTGAACCAATTAGGTGAAGCCTGTGAGCAGGTTGTTCGTTTACACCATATTGACGGTTACAGCGATGATGAAGTGGTCAAAGGGAGAATGACGAACTACTCTACGATCAATTCGTTAAAAATGAAAAGGAGTGCTTGCATGAAAAAACTGATAGAAATTGCGACCAAATGGAAGACATCAAAAAATACCTGA